Proteins found in one Oncorhynchus mykiss isolate Arlee chromosome 3, USDA_OmykA_1.1, whole genome shotgun sequence genomic segment:
- the kel gene encoding kell blood group glycoprotein isoform X4: MCEGEMRNVSGCNKLNPDRPNKTQQSMAETPAEPQIDCELRPPSNTLSEPQLQYQLHPLSEPQPLPQPDTLPQPLPQPQPDSLPGPQLLPQPDTLPQPLPQPQPDSLPAPQLLPQADTLPEPQPQPQPDSLPRPQLLPQPDTLPESQPQSEEEVKPWVWTRRCVLLLFLLASSFCASIVGLAYYSQQHLSPESTPPASPPCTSPACQRATARLSISVDPFSQPCDYFLFPCGSEGASLSNRGRQRGKGMPLHPQGHKSRAAQAEKERERGRKERETGTDIIEKAPADRMPDRQTALLLTMREILEAEDRSSPGNSARQKACMFYRSCMDTGPTETAGPEPFLRLVHKLGGWAVSGQWNQTDFNSTLSLLMRDYGTFPFFSVYVGKDPNDTQGDKRYIQIDQPDFQIPTEWSSKTQKSKANTQILRLFLASYQRLLALLGSPSSSTILHIGLFISLSSELAVAASPLPHRLQQGLLYQRITIKELQVRTLAPAIDWLGCLQTTFHPHPVSQSDHVLLHNLPYIVHMSRIIGKWLNKHELSGSGPLHTFMVLSLLHTVIPALDSRFTQTERNFSLALGTTEEDVPRWRQCVLQTEKGFDTVLKHILRETTAYTEAEELIQNVYSSIKSKLSDLRWTDEESRMSVLNKIQSLTPRLSTKNNIFSEAELNQLYSKSLSLQRQRPSKLFSQAEGDDIWSLTPFISGNELVFPIGMFVQPLFHPTYPRAINFGVLGSLMAKDILHLLLPNIHSQSVSPRSIAECVRYQYLSMTEGPGREGAFSLSPAQQQEMWVQYSALQIALQAYNQSLKKYPGDSSLSGLSHTHLFLTSFTQINCDSDPYHEFMPFEPSFLVTVICGYSNLCPTTLSCPNKPQQHLLGTC; the protein is encoded by the exons ATGTGTGAGGGAGAAATGAGAAACGTCAGTGGCTGCAACAAGCTAAACCCAGACAGACCGAACAAGACACAACAGAGTATGGCAGAAACCCCAGCAGAGCCTCAG ATTGACTGTGAGCTGCGGCCCCCATCTAATACCCTTTCTGAGCCTCAGCTCCAGTACCAACTACATCCTCTCTCTGAGCCCCAGCCACTACCCCAGCCTGATACCCTTCCCCAGCCCCTGCCCCAGCCTCAGCCAGATAGCCTTCCTGGGCCCCAGCTCCTACCCCAGCCTGATACCCTTCCCCAGCCCCTGCCCCAGCCTCAGCCAGATAGCCTTCCTGCGCCCCAGCTCCTACCCCAAGCTGATACCCTCCCtgagccccagccccagcctcagccggATAGCCTTCCTAGGCCCCAGCTCCTACCCCAGCCTGATACCCTCCCTgagtcccagccccagtctgaAGAGGAGGTGAAGCCCTGGGTGTGGACACGTCGCTGCGTACTCCTACTCTTCCTCCTGGCATCCTCCTTCTGTGCCTCCATAGTGGGCCTGGCCTACTACTCCCAGCAGCACCTCTCACCAGAGAGCACACCGCCAGCCTCTCCTCCATGTACCTCCCCGGCTTGTCAGAGGGCTACCGCCCGTCTTTCCATCTCAGTCGACCCCTTCTCTCAGCCCTGTGACTACTTCCTGTTTCCCTGTGGGTCTGAAGGGGCATCTCTGTccaacagggggagacagaggggcaAGGGCATGCCCCTACACCCACAGGGCCACAAGAGCAGGGCAGcacaggcagagaaagagagagaaagagggaggaaggagagagagacaggcacggACATAATAGAAAAGGCTCCAGCAGACAgaatgccagacagacagactgcactACTGCTGACAATGAGGGAGATTTTGG AAGCTGAGGACCGCTCCAGCCCGGGTAACTCAGCTAGGCAGAAGGCCTGTATGTTCTACCGTTCTTGTATGGACACTGGCCCCACAGAGACTGCCGGGCCAGAACCTTTCCTCAGGCTAGTCCACAAG CTGGGTGGCTGGGCTGTATCAGGCCAGTGGAACCAGACAGATTTCAACTCCACTCTGTCTCTACTGATGAGAGACTATGGCACCTTCCCATTCTTTAGTGTTTATGTGGGCAAGGATCCTAACGACACTCAAGGAGACAAGCGATACATACAG ATTGATCAGCCGGATTTTCAGATACCTACTGAATGGAGCAGCAAGACTCAGAAGTCCAAAGCTAACACCCAG aTCCTGCGTCTTTTCCTGGCCTCGTATCAGAGGTTGCTGGCCCTGTTGGGCTCTCCCTCCAGCAGCACCATTCTCCATATAGGCCtgttcatctctctgtcctctgaacTGGCTGTAGCTGCCTCTCCTCTGCCGCATCGCCTGCAACAGGGGCTGCTGTACCAGCGCATCACCATCAAAGAGCTACaggtgcgg ACCCTGGCCCCTGCCATTGATTGGCTGGGCTGTCTACAGACCACCTTCCATCCCCACCCTGTTAGCCAATCGGATCACGTCCTCCTGCACAACCTCCCTTACATAGTCCACATGTCCCGCATCATCGGCAAATGGCTGAACAAGCATGAATTGAGTGGCAG TGGCCCTCTTCACACCTTCATGGTCCTCAGTCTCCTCCACACTGTCATACCCGCGCTGGACTCCAGGTTCACTCAGACAGAGAGGAATTTCTCCTTAGCTCTGGGGACTACAGAGGAG GATGTCCCTCGCTGGAGGCAGTGTGTTCTGCAGACTGAGAAAGGGTTTGACACGGTACTAAAACACATACTGAGAGAGACCACCGCATACACAGAG GCAGAGGAGCTGATTCAGAATGTCTATTCCTCCATCAAGTCCAAACTATCTGATCTCAGGTGGACAGATGAGGAGTCTCGCATGTCTGTTTTGAATAAG ATTCAGTCTCTAACTCCAAGACTTTCAACtaaaaacaacattttcagtgAAGCTGAACTCAACCAACTGTATTCAAAG tctctctccctccagcgcCAGAGACCAAGCAAACTCTTTTCCCAGGCTGAAGGAGATGATAT tTGGTCCCTCACTCCATTTATCTCCGGCAATGAGCTAGTCTTTCCCATAGGGATGTTTGTCCAGCCTCTCTTCCACCCTACCTATCCCAG GGCCATCAACTTTGGGGTTTTGGGATCTTTGATGGCCAAAGATATTCTCCATCTCCTTCTACCCAACA TCCATTCTCAGAGTGTGTCTCCCAGGTCCATAGCAGAGTGTGTGCGGTACCAGTACCTGAGTATGACAGagggaccagggagagagggggcgtTCTCGCTGTCACCGGCACAGCAGCAGGAGATGTGGGTGCAGTACTCTGCTCTGCAGATTGCACTACAG GCTTACAATCAGAGTTTGAAGAAGTATCCTGGCGACTCCTCTCTCTCAGGCCTCTCTCACACTCATCTGTTCCTTACTTCATTCACTCAG ATCAACTGCGACTCTGACCCGTACCACGAGTTCATGCCCTTTGAACCTTCCTTTCTGGTTACTGTCATCTGTGGGTACTCTAACCTCTGCCCTACGACCCTCTCCTGCCCCAACAAACCCCAGCAGCACCTCTTAGGGACATGCTGA
- the kel gene encoding kell blood group glycoprotein isoform X5, with the protein MCEGEMRNVSGCNKLNPDRPNKTQQSMAETPAEPQIDCELRPPSNTLSEPQLQYQLHPLSEPQPLPQPDTLPQPLPQPQPDSLPGPQLLPQPDTLPQPLPQPQPDSLPAPQLLPQADTLPEPQPQPQPDSLPRPQLLPQPDTLPESQPQSEEEVKPWVWTRRCVLLLFLLASSFCASIVGLAYYSQQHLSPESTPPASPPCTSPACQRATARLSISVDPFSQPCDYFLFPCGSEGASLSNRGRQRGKGMPLHPQGHKSRAAQAEKERERGRKERETGTDIIEKAPADRMPDRQTALLLTMREILEAEDRSSPGNSARQKACMFYRSCMDTGPTETAGPEPFLRLVHKLGGWAVSGQWNQTDFNSTLSLLMRDYGTFPFFSVYVGKDPNDTQGDKRYIQIDQPDFQIPTEWSSKTQKSKANTQILRLFLASYQRLLALLGSPSSSTILHIGLFISLSSELAVAASPLPHRLQQGLLYQRITIKELQVRTLAPAIDWLGCLQTTFHPHPVSQSDHVLLHNLPYIVHMSRIIGKWLNKHELSGSGPLHTFMVLSLLHTVIPALDSRFTQTERNFSLALGTTEEDVPRWRQCVLQTEKGFDTVLKHILRETTAYTEAEELIQNVYSSIKSKLSDLRWTDEESRMSVLNKIQSLTPRLSTKNNIFSEAELNQLYSKRQRPSKLFSQAEGDDIWSLTPFISGNELVFPIGMFVQPLFHPTYPRAINFGVLGSLMAKDILHLLLPNIHSQSVSPRSIAECVRYQYLSMTEGPGREGAFSLSPAQQQEMWVQYSALQIALQAYNQSLKKYPGDSSLSGLSHTHLFLTSFTQINCDSDPYHEFMPFEPSFLVTVICGYSNLCPTTLSCPNKPQQHLLGTC; encoded by the exons ATGTGTGAGGGAGAAATGAGAAACGTCAGTGGCTGCAACAAGCTAAACCCAGACAGACCGAACAAGACACAACAGAGTATGGCAGAAACCCCAGCAGAGCCTCAG ATTGACTGTGAGCTGCGGCCCCCATCTAATACCCTTTCTGAGCCTCAGCTCCAGTACCAACTACATCCTCTCTCTGAGCCCCAGCCACTACCCCAGCCTGATACCCTTCCCCAGCCCCTGCCCCAGCCTCAGCCAGATAGCCTTCCTGGGCCCCAGCTCCTACCCCAGCCTGATACCCTTCCCCAGCCCCTGCCCCAGCCTCAGCCAGATAGCCTTCCTGCGCCCCAGCTCCTACCCCAAGCTGATACCCTCCCtgagccccagccccagcctcagccggATAGCCTTCCTAGGCCCCAGCTCCTACCCCAGCCTGATACCCTCCCTgagtcccagccccagtctgaAGAGGAGGTGAAGCCCTGGGTGTGGACACGTCGCTGCGTACTCCTACTCTTCCTCCTGGCATCCTCCTTCTGTGCCTCCATAGTGGGCCTGGCCTACTACTCCCAGCAGCACCTCTCACCAGAGAGCACACCGCCAGCCTCTCCTCCATGTACCTCCCCGGCTTGTCAGAGGGCTACCGCCCGTCTTTCCATCTCAGTCGACCCCTTCTCTCAGCCCTGTGACTACTTCCTGTTTCCCTGTGGGTCTGAAGGGGCATCTCTGTccaacagggggagacagaggggcaAGGGCATGCCCCTACACCCACAGGGCCACAAGAGCAGGGCAGcacaggcagagaaagagagagaaagagggaggaaggagagagagacaggcacggACATAATAGAAAAGGCTCCAGCAGACAgaatgccagacagacagactgcactACTGCTGACAATGAGGGAGATTTTGG AAGCTGAGGACCGCTCCAGCCCGGGTAACTCAGCTAGGCAGAAGGCCTGTATGTTCTACCGTTCTTGTATGGACACTGGCCCCACAGAGACTGCCGGGCCAGAACCTTTCCTCAGGCTAGTCCACAAG CTGGGTGGCTGGGCTGTATCAGGCCAGTGGAACCAGACAGATTTCAACTCCACTCTGTCTCTACTGATGAGAGACTATGGCACCTTCCCATTCTTTAGTGTTTATGTGGGCAAGGATCCTAACGACACTCAAGGAGACAAGCGATACATACAG ATTGATCAGCCGGATTTTCAGATACCTACTGAATGGAGCAGCAAGACTCAGAAGTCCAAAGCTAACACCCAG aTCCTGCGTCTTTTCCTGGCCTCGTATCAGAGGTTGCTGGCCCTGTTGGGCTCTCCCTCCAGCAGCACCATTCTCCATATAGGCCtgttcatctctctgtcctctgaacTGGCTGTAGCTGCCTCTCCTCTGCCGCATCGCCTGCAACAGGGGCTGCTGTACCAGCGCATCACCATCAAAGAGCTACaggtgcgg ACCCTGGCCCCTGCCATTGATTGGCTGGGCTGTCTACAGACCACCTTCCATCCCCACCCTGTTAGCCAATCGGATCACGTCCTCCTGCACAACCTCCCTTACATAGTCCACATGTCCCGCATCATCGGCAAATGGCTGAACAAGCATGAATTGAGTGGCAG TGGCCCTCTTCACACCTTCATGGTCCTCAGTCTCCTCCACACTGTCATACCCGCGCTGGACTCCAGGTTCACTCAGACAGAGAGGAATTTCTCCTTAGCTCTGGGGACTACAGAGGAG GATGTCCCTCGCTGGAGGCAGTGTGTTCTGCAGACTGAGAAAGGGTTTGACACGGTACTAAAACACATACTGAGAGAGACCACCGCATACACAGAG GCAGAGGAGCTGATTCAGAATGTCTATTCCTCCATCAAGTCCAAACTATCTGATCTCAGGTGGACAGATGAGGAGTCTCGCATGTCTGTTTTGAATAAG ATTCAGTCTCTAACTCCAAGACTTTCAACtaaaaacaacattttcagtgAAGCTGAACTCAACCAACTGTATTCAAAG cgcCAGAGACCAAGCAAACTCTTTTCCCAGGCTGAAGGAGATGATAT tTGGTCCCTCACTCCATTTATCTCCGGCAATGAGCTAGTCTTTCCCATAGGGATGTTTGTCCAGCCTCTCTTCCACCCTACCTATCCCAG GGCCATCAACTTTGGGGTTTTGGGATCTTTGATGGCCAAAGATATTCTCCATCTCCTTCTACCCAACA TCCATTCTCAGAGTGTGTCTCCCAGGTCCATAGCAGAGTGTGTGCGGTACCAGTACCTGAGTATGACAGagggaccagggagagagggggcgtTCTCGCTGTCACCGGCACAGCAGCAGGAGATGTGGGTGCAGTACTCTGCTCTGCAGATTGCACTACAG GCTTACAATCAGAGTTTGAAGAAGTATCCTGGCGACTCCTCTCTCTCAGGCCTCTCTCACACTCATCTGTTCCTTACTTCATTCACTCAG ATCAACTGCGACTCTGACCCGTACCACGAGTTCATGCCCTTTGAACCTTCCTTTCTGGTTACTGTCATCTGTGGGTACTCTAACCTCTGCCCTACGACCCTCTCCTGCCCCAACAAACCCCAGCAGCACCTCTTAGGGACATGCTGA
- the kel gene encoding kell blood group glycoprotein isoform X2, with translation MCEGEMRNVSGCNKLNPDRPNKTQQSMAETPAEPQIDCELRPPSNTLSEPQLQYQLHPLSEPQPLPQPDTLPQPLPQPQPDSLPGPQLLPQPDTLPQPLPQPQPDSLPAPQLLPQADTLPEPQPQPQPDSLPRPQLLPQPDTLPESQPQSEEEVKPWVWTRRCVLLLFLLASSFCASIVGLAYYSQQHLSPESTPPASPPCTSPACQRATARLSISVDPFSQPCDYFLFPCGSEGASLSNRGRQRGKGMPLHPQGHKSRAAQAEKERERGRKERETGTDIIEKAPADRMPDRQTALLLTMREILAEDRSSPGNSARQKACMFYRSCMDTGPTETAGPEPFLRLVHKLGGWAVSGQWNQTDFNSTLSLLMRDYGTFPFFSVYVGKDPNDTQGDKRYIQIDQPDFQIPTEWSSKTQKSKANTQILRLFLASYQRLLALLGSPSSSTILHIGLFISLSSELAVAASPLPHRLQQGLLYQRITIKELQVRTLAPAIDWLGCLQTTFHPHPVSQSDHVLLHNLPYIVHMSRIIGKWLNKHELSGSGPLHTFMVLSLLHTVIPALDSRFTQTERNFSLALGTTEEDVPRWRQCVLQTEKGFDTVLKHILRETTAYTEAEELIQNVYSSIKSKLSDLRWTDEESRMSVLNKIQSLTPRLSTKNNIFSEAELNQLYSKVTIDEHMYFSNYIQSLSLQRQRPSKLFSQAEGDDIWSLTPFISGNELVFPIGMFVQPLFHPTYPRAINFGVLGSLMAKDILHLLLPNIHSQSVSPRSIAECVRYQYLSMTEGPGREGAFSLSPAQQQEMWVQYSALQIALQAYNQSLKKYPGDSSLSGLSHTHLFLTSFTQINCDSDPYHEFMPFEPSFLVTVICGYSNLCPTTLSCPNKPQQHLLGTC, from the exons ATGTGTGAGGGAGAAATGAGAAACGTCAGTGGCTGCAACAAGCTAAACCCAGACAGACCGAACAAGACACAACAGAGTATGGCAGAAACCCCAGCAGAGCCTCAG ATTGACTGTGAGCTGCGGCCCCCATCTAATACCCTTTCTGAGCCTCAGCTCCAGTACCAACTACATCCTCTCTCTGAGCCCCAGCCACTACCCCAGCCTGATACCCTTCCCCAGCCCCTGCCCCAGCCTCAGCCAGATAGCCTTCCTGGGCCCCAGCTCCTACCCCAGCCTGATACCCTTCCCCAGCCCCTGCCCCAGCCTCAGCCAGATAGCCTTCCTGCGCCCCAGCTCCTACCCCAAGCTGATACCCTCCCtgagccccagccccagcctcagccggATAGCCTTCCTAGGCCCCAGCTCCTACCCCAGCCTGATACCCTCCCTgagtcccagccccagtctgaAGAGGAGGTGAAGCCCTGGGTGTGGACACGTCGCTGCGTACTCCTACTCTTCCTCCTGGCATCCTCCTTCTGTGCCTCCATAGTGGGCCTGGCCTACTACTCCCAGCAGCACCTCTCACCAGAGAGCACACCGCCAGCCTCTCCTCCATGTACCTCCCCGGCTTGTCAGAGGGCTACCGCCCGTCTTTCCATCTCAGTCGACCCCTTCTCTCAGCCCTGTGACTACTTCCTGTTTCCCTGTGGGTCTGAAGGGGCATCTCTGTccaacagggggagacagaggggcaAGGGCATGCCCCTACACCCACAGGGCCACAAGAGCAGGGCAGcacaggcagagaaagagagagaaagagggaggaaggagagagagacaggcacggACATAATAGAAAAGGCTCCAGCAGACAgaatgccagacagacagactgcactACTGCTGACAATGAGGGAGATTTTGG CTGAGGACCGCTCCAGCCCGGGTAACTCAGCTAGGCAGAAGGCCTGTATGTTCTACCGTTCTTGTATGGACACTGGCCCCACAGAGACTGCCGGGCCAGAACCTTTCCTCAGGCTAGTCCACAAG CTGGGTGGCTGGGCTGTATCAGGCCAGTGGAACCAGACAGATTTCAACTCCACTCTGTCTCTACTGATGAGAGACTATGGCACCTTCCCATTCTTTAGTGTTTATGTGGGCAAGGATCCTAACGACACTCAAGGAGACAAGCGATACATACAG ATTGATCAGCCGGATTTTCAGATACCTACTGAATGGAGCAGCAAGACTCAGAAGTCCAAAGCTAACACCCAG aTCCTGCGTCTTTTCCTGGCCTCGTATCAGAGGTTGCTGGCCCTGTTGGGCTCTCCCTCCAGCAGCACCATTCTCCATATAGGCCtgttcatctctctgtcctctgaacTGGCTGTAGCTGCCTCTCCTCTGCCGCATCGCCTGCAACAGGGGCTGCTGTACCAGCGCATCACCATCAAAGAGCTACaggtgcgg ACCCTGGCCCCTGCCATTGATTGGCTGGGCTGTCTACAGACCACCTTCCATCCCCACCCTGTTAGCCAATCGGATCACGTCCTCCTGCACAACCTCCCTTACATAGTCCACATGTCCCGCATCATCGGCAAATGGCTGAACAAGCATGAATTGAGTGGCAG TGGCCCTCTTCACACCTTCATGGTCCTCAGTCTCCTCCACACTGTCATACCCGCGCTGGACTCCAGGTTCACTCAGACAGAGAGGAATTTCTCCTTAGCTCTGGGGACTACAGAGGAG GATGTCCCTCGCTGGAGGCAGTGTGTTCTGCAGACTGAGAAAGGGTTTGACACGGTACTAAAACACATACTGAGAGAGACCACCGCATACACAGAG GCAGAGGAGCTGATTCAGAATGTCTATTCCTCCATCAAGTCCAAACTATCTGATCTCAGGTGGACAGATGAGGAGTCTCGCATGTCTGTTTTGAATAAG ATTCAGTCTCTAACTCCAAGACTTTCAACtaaaaacaacattttcagtgAAGCTGAACTCAACCAACTGTATTCAAAG GTGACAATTGACGAACACATGTATTTCTCCAACTAcatccagtctctctccctccagcgcCAGAGACCAAGCAAACTCTTTTCCCAGGCTGAAGGAGATGATAT tTGGTCCCTCACTCCATTTATCTCCGGCAATGAGCTAGTCTTTCCCATAGGGATGTTTGTCCAGCCTCTCTTCCACCCTACCTATCCCAG GGCCATCAACTTTGGGGTTTTGGGATCTTTGATGGCCAAAGATATTCTCCATCTCCTTCTACCCAACA TCCATTCTCAGAGTGTGTCTCCCAGGTCCATAGCAGAGTGTGTGCGGTACCAGTACCTGAGTATGACAGagggaccagggagagagggggcgtTCTCGCTGTCACCGGCACAGCAGCAGGAGATGTGGGTGCAGTACTCTGCTCTGCAGATTGCACTACAG GCTTACAATCAGAGTTTGAAGAAGTATCCTGGCGACTCCTCTCTCTCAGGCCTCTCTCACACTCATCTGTTCCTTACTTCATTCACTCAG ATCAACTGCGACTCTGACCCGTACCACGAGTTCATGCCCTTTGAACCTTCCTTTCTGGTTACTGTCATCTGTGGGTACTCTAACCTCTGCCCTACGACCCTCTCCTGCCCCAACAAACCCCAGCAGCACCTCTTAGGGACATGCTGA
- the kel gene encoding kell blood group glycoprotein isoform X1, protein MCEGEMRNVSGCNKLNPDRPNKTQQSMAETPAEPQIDCELRPPSNTLSEPQLQYQLHPLSEPQPLPQPDTLPQPLPQPQPDSLPGPQLLPQPDTLPQPLPQPQPDSLPAPQLLPQADTLPEPQPQPQPDSLPRPQLLPQPDTLPESQPQSEEEVKPWVWTRRCVLLLFLLASSFCASIVGLAYYSQQHLSPESTPPASPPCTSPACQRATARLSISVDPFSQPCDYFLFPCGSEGASLSNRGRQRGKGMPLHPQGHKSRAAQAEKERERGRKERETGTDIIEKAPADRMPDRQTALLLTMREILEAEDRSSPGNSARQKACMFYRSCMDTGPTETAGPEPFLRLVHKLGGWAVSGQWNQTDFNSTLSLLMRDYGTFPFFSVYVGKDPNDTQGDKRYIQIDQPDFQIPTEWSSKTQKSKANTQILRLFLASYQRLLALLGSPSSSTILHIGLFISLSSELAVAASPLPHRLQQGLLYQRITIKELQVRTLAPAIDWLGCLQTTFHPHPVSQSDHVLLHNLPYIVHMSRIIGKWLNKHELSGSGPLHTFMVLSLLHTVIPALDSRFTQTERNFSLALGTTEEDVPRWRQCVLQTEKGFDTVLKHILRETTAYTEAEELIQNVYSSIKSKLSDLRWTDEESRMSVLNKIQSLTPRLSTKNNIFSEAELNQLYSKVTIDEHMYFSNYIQSLSLQRQRPSKLFSQAEGDDIWSLTPFISGNELVFPIGMFVQPLFHPTYPRAINFGVLGSLMAKDILHLLLPNIHSQSVSPRSIAECVRYQYLSMTEGPGREGAFSLSPAQQQEMWVQYSALQIALQAYNQSLKKYPGDSSLSGLSHTHLFLTSFTQINCDSDPYHEFMPFEPSFLVTVICGYSNLCPTTLSCPNKPQQHLLGTC, encoded by the exons ATGTGTGAGGGAGAAATGAGAAACGTCAGTGGCTGCAACAAGCTAAACCCAGACAGACCGAACAAGACACAACAGAGTATGGCAGAAACCCCAGCAGAGCCTCAG ATTGACTGTGAGCTGCGGCCCCCATCTAATACCCTTTCTGAGCCTCAGCTCCAGTACCAACTACATCCTCTCTCTGAGCCCCAGCCACTACCCCAGCCTGATACCCTTCCCCAGCCCCTGCCCCAGCCTCAGCCAGATAGCCTTCCTGGGCCCCAGCTCCTACCCCAGCCTGATACCCTTCCCCAGCCCCTGCCCCAGCCTCAGCCAGATAGCCTTCCTGCGCCCCAGCTCCTACCCCAAGCTGATACCCTCCCtgagccccagccccagcctcagccggATAGCCTTCCTAGGCCCCAGCTCCTACCCCAGCCTGATACCCTCCCTgagtcccagccccagtctgaAGAGGAGGTGAAGCCCTGGGTGTGGACACGTCGCTGCGTACTCCTACTCTTCCTCCTGGCATCCTCCTTCTGTGCCTCCATAGTGGGCCTGGCCTACTACTCCCAGCAGCACCTCTCACCAGAGAGCACACCGCCAGCCTCTCCTCCATGTACCTCCCCGGCTTGTCAGAGGGCTACCGCCCGTCTTTCCATCTCAGTCGACCCCTTCTCTCAGCCCTGTGACTACTTCCTGTTTCCCTGTGGGTCTGAAGGGGCATCTCTGTccaacagggggagacagaggggcaAGGGCATGCCCCTACACCCACAGGGCCACAAGAGCAGGGCAGcacaggcagagaaagagagagaaagagggaggaaggagagagagacaggcacggACATAATAGAAAAGGCTCCAGCAGACAgaatgccagacagacagactgcactACTGCTGACAATGAGGGAGATTTTGG AAGCTGAGGACCGCTCCAGCCCGGGTAACTCAGCTAGGCAGAAGGCCTGTATGTTCTACCGTTCTTGTATGGACACTGGCCCCACAGAGACTGCCGGGCCAGAACCTTTCCTCAGGCTAGTCCACAAG CTGGGTGGCTGGGCTGTATCAGGCCAGTGGAACCAGACAGATTTCAACTCCACTCTGTCTCTACTGATGAGAGACTATGGCACCTTCCCATTCTTTAGTGTTTATGTGGGCAAGGATCCTAACGACACTCAAGGAGACAAGCGATACATACAG ATTGATCAGCCGGATTTTCAGATACCTACTGAATGGAGCAGCAAGACTCAGAAGTCCAAAGCTAACACCCAG aTCCTGCGTCTTTTCCTGGCCTCGTATCAGAGGTTGCTGGCCCTGTTGGGCTCTCCCTCCAGCAGCACCATTCTCCATATAGGCCtgttcatctctctgtcctctgaacTGGCTGTAGCTGCCTCTCCTCTGCCGCATCGCCTGCAACAGGGGCTGCTGTACCAGCGCATCACCATCAAAGAGCTACaggtgcgg ACCCTGGCCCCTGCCATTGATTGGCTGGGCTGTCTACAGACCACCTTCCATCCCCACCCTGTTAGCCAATCGGATCACGTCCTCCTGCACAACCTCCCTTACATAGTCCACATGTCCCGCATCATCGGCAAATGGCTGAACAAGCATGAATTGAGTGGCAG TGGCCCTCTTCACACCTTCATGGTCCTCAGTCTCCTCCACACTGTCATACCCGCGCTGGACTCCAGGTTCACTCAGACAGAGAGGAATTTCTCCTTAGCTCTGGGGACTACAGAGGAG GATGTCCCTCGCTGGAGGCAGTGTGTTCTGCAGACTGAGAAAGGGTTTGACACGGTACTAAAACACATACTGAGAGAGACCACCGCATACACAGAG GCAGAGGAGCTGATTCAGAATGTCTATTCCTCCATCAAGTCCAAACTATCTGATCTCAGGTGGACAGATGAGGAGTCTCGCATGTCTGTTTTGAATAAG ATTCAGTCTCTAACTCCAAGACTTTCAACtaaaaacaacattttcagtgAAGCTGAACTCAACCAACTGTATTCAAAG GTGACAATTGACGAACACATGTATTTCTCCAACTAcatccagtctctctccctccagcgcCAGAGACCAAGCAAACTCTTTTCCCAGGCTGAAGGAGATGATAT tTGGTCCCTCACTCCATTTATCTCCGGCAATGAGCTAGTCTTTCCCATAGGGATGTTTGTCCAGCCTCTCTTCCACCCTACCTATCCCAG GGCCATCAACTTTGGGGTTTTGGGATCTTTGATGGCCAAAGATATTCTCCATCTCCTTCTACCCAACA TCCATTCTCAGAGTGTGTCTCCCAGGTCCATAGCAGAGTGTGTGCGGTACCAGTACCTGAGTATGACAGagggaccagggagagagggggcgtTCTCGCTGTCACCGGCACAGCAGCAGGAGATGTGGGTGCAGTACTCTGCTCTGCAGATTGCACTACAG GCTTACAATCAGAGTTTGAAGAAGTATCCTGGCGACTCCTCTCTCTCAGGCCTCTCTCACACTCATCTGTTCCTTACTTCATTCACTCAG ATCAACTGCGACTCTGACCCGTACCACGAGTTCATGCCCTTTGAACCTTCCTTTCTGGTTACTGTCATCTGTGGGTACTCTAACCTCTGCCCTACGACCCTCTCCTGCCCCAACAAACCCCAGCAGCACCTCTTAGGGACATGCTGA